A section of the Triticum dicoccoides isolate Atlit2015 ecotype Zavitan chromosome 7A, WEW_v2.0, whole genome shotgun sequence genome encodes:
- the LOC119328360 gene encoding histone H3.3, with protein MARTKQTARKSTGGKAPRKQLATKAARKSAPTTGGVKKPHRYRPGTVALREIRKYQKSTELLIRKLPFQRLVREIAQDFKTDLRFQSHAVLALQEAAEAYLVGLFEDTNLCAIHAKRVTIMPKDIQLARRIRGERA; from the exons ATGGCCCGTACCAAGCAGACCGCCCGCAAGTCCACCGGCGGCAAGGCGCCCCGCAAGCAGCTCGCCACCAAG GCGGCGAGGAAGTCGGCGCCGACCACCGGCGGAGTGAAGAAGCCCCACCGCTACAGGCCCGGGACCGTCGCCCTCCGGGAGATCCGCAAGTACCAGAAGAGCACGGAGCTGCTGATCCGCAAGCTGCCGTTCCAGCGCCTGGTCCGCGAGATCGCGCAGGACTTCAAGACCGACCTCCGCTTCCAGTCCCACGCCGTGCTGGCCCTCCAGGAGGCGGCCGAGGCGTACCTCGTCGGGCTGTTCGAGGACACCAACCTGTGCGCCATCCACGCCAAGCGCGTCACcatcatgcccaaggacatccagCTCGCCCGCCGCATCCGTGGCGAGAGGGCCTAA
- the LOC119330617 gene encoding protein DECREASED SIZE EXCLUSION LIMIT 1-like isoform X3, with protein sequence MASDRERPRRRPSPDPVAVLRGHRAAVSDACFHPDLPLLFSGAADGELRVWDTASHRTVSSIWAHGGAAGVYSIAAGSGLGNAVITQGRDGLCKGWAIEEAGLSRRPIFTIKTSTYHFCKMSLVKVPCSAHGTQTNLSGSNSGTEPQRVPIEDNTGSDGLNPAEGTQEYEQGSSLDGQNILTIAGQESFEVELWDIKNSKKIMCLPKRCSANMTGHPTKQKGLCMAVQAFIPCESGGYVNILSSYEDGSTLWWDVRKPGSPLSSVKYHSESGVQLYPLLLTVYAPVGSQEVLIIK encoded by the exons ATGGCCAGCGACCGGGAgaggccgcgccgccgcccgtcgccggacCCCGTGGCGGTGCTGCGGGGCCACCGCGCTGCCGTCAGCGACGCCTGCTTCCATCCCGACCTCCCGCTCCTCTTCTCCGG CGCGGCCGACGGGGAGCTCAGGGTCTGGGACACGGCGAGCCACCGCACCGTCTCCTCCATCTG GGCTCACGGTGGCGCGGCTGGGGTGTATTCCATCGCCGCTGGCTCCGGGCTTGGGAACGCGGTCATTAC CCAGGGCAGGGATGGTTTGTGCAAAGGCTGGGCGATTGAAGAAGCTGGGCTCTCAAG GAGGCCTATATTTACAATTAAAACAAGTACATACCATTTCTGTAAGATGTCACTGGTTAAGGTTCCATGTTCTGCACATGGCACACAAACCAACTTGAGTGGCTCAAATAGTGGCACTGAGCCACAAAGAGTACCTATTGAAGATAATACAGGATCAGATGGTTTAAATCCTGCAGAAGGAACACAAGAATACGAACAAG GCAGTTCCTTGGATGGACAAAATATATTGACAATCGCTGGTCAAGAATCGTTTGAG GTTGAACTTTGGGACATTAAAAATTCAAAGAAGATAATGTGTTTGCCCAAAAGATGCAGTGCTAATATGACAGGTCACCCTACCAAGCAAAAAG GTCTATGCATGGCCGTGCAAGCTTTCATCCCGTGTGAATCTGGAGGCTATGTTAATATTTTATCAAG TTATGAAGATGGAAGCACTCTTTGGTGGGATGTACGAAAGCCTGGGTCACCCTTATCTTCAGTGAAGTATCATTCGGAATCAG GTGTGCAGCTTTATCCATTGCTATTGACAGTTTATGCACCGGTGGGATCTCAGGAGGTGCTGATAATAAAATAG
- the LOC119330617 gene encoding protein DECREASED SIZE EXCLUSION LIMIT 1-like isoform X1, whose amino-acid sequence MASDRERPRRRPSPDPVAVLRGHRAAVSDACFHPDLPLLFSGAADGELRVWDTASHRTVSSIWAHGGAAGVYSIAAGSGLGNAVITQGRDGLCKGWAIEEAGLSRRPIFTIKTSTYHFCKMSLVKVPCSAHGTQTNLSGSNSGTEPQRVPIEDNTGSDGLNPAEGTQEYEQGSSLDGQNILTIAGQESFEVELWDIKNSKKIMCLPKRCSANMTGHPTKQKGLCMAVQAFIPCESGGYVNILSSYEDGSTLWWDVRKPGSPLSSVKYHSESALSIAIDSLCTGGISGGADNKIAMFALDHQKGTFSLRNEIEIERPGVAGTTIRPDNKIATTAGWDHRIRVYNYNKGNALAILKYHSATCAAVAFSHDCKLLASCSADTTVALWELYPPQNAQQS is encoded by the exons ATGGCCAGCGACCGGGAgaggccgcgccgccgcccgtcgccggacCCCGTGGCGGTGCTGCGGGGCCACCGCGCTGCCGTCAGCGACGCCTGCTTCCATCCCGACCTCCCGCTCCTCTTCTCCGG CGCGGCCGACGGGGAGCTCAGGGTCTGGGACACGGCGAGCCACCGCACCGTCTCCTCCATCTG GGCTCACGGTGGCGCGGCTGGGGTGTATTCCATCGCCGCTGGCTCCGGGCTTGGGAACGCGGTCATTAC CCAGGGCAGGGATGGTTTGTGCAAAGGCTGGGCGATTGAAGAAGCTGGGCTCTCAAG GAGGCCTATATTTACAATTAAAACAAGTACATACCATTTCTGTAAGATGTCACTGGTTAAGGTTCCATGTTCTGCACATGGCACACAAACCAACTTGAGTGGCTCAAATAGTGGCACTGAGCCACAAAGAGTACCTATTGAAGATAATACAGGATCAGATGGTTTAAATCCTGCAGAAGGAACACAAGAATACGAACAAG GCAGTTCCTTGGATGGACAAAATATATTGACAATCGCTGGTCAAGAATCGTTTGAG GTTGAACTTTGGGACATTAAAAATTCAAAGAAGATAATGTGTTTGCCCAAAAGATGCAGTGCTAATATGACAGGTCACCCTACCAAGCAAAAAG GTCTATGCATGGCCGTGCAAGCTTTCATCCCGTGTGAATCTGGAGGCTATGTTAATATTTTATCAAG TTATGAAGATGGAAGCACTCTTTGGTGGGATGTACGAAAGCCTGGGTCACCCTTATCTTCAGTGAAGTATCATTCGGAATCAG CTTTATCCATTGCTATTGACAGTTTATGCACCGGTGGGATCTCAGGAGGTGCTGATAATAAAATAGCCATGTTTGCCCTTGATCATCAGAAG GGCACGTTTTCTCTCAGGAATGAAATAGAAATTGAGAGACCCGGTGTAGCGGGTACAACGATTCGGCCAGACAACAAGATTGCAACAACTGCTGGTTGGGATCACAG GATTCGAGTGTATAACTATAATAAAGGAAATGCTCTAGCGATTCTAAAGTATCACAGCGCTACG TGTGCTGCGGTGGCTTTCTCACATGACTGCAAATTGCTGGCCTCATGCTCGGCGGACACCACGGTTGCGTTATGGGAGCTGTATCCCCCCCAAAACGCCCAGCAAAGTTGA
- the LOC119330617 gene encoding protein DECREASED SIZE EXCLUSION LIMIT 1-like isoform X2: MASDRERPRRRPSPDPVAVLRGHRAAVSDACFHPDLPLLFSGAADGELRVWDTASHRTVSSIWAHGGAAGVYSIAAGSGLGNAVITQGRDGLCKGWAIEEAGLSRRPIFTIKTSTYHFCKMSLVKVPCSAHGTQTNLSGSNSGTEPQRVPIEDNTGSDGLNPAEGTQEYEQGSSLDGQNILTIAGQESFEVELWDIKNSKKIMCLPKRCSANMTGHPTKQKGLCMAVQAFIPCESGGYVNILSSYEDGSTLWWDVRKPGSPLSSVKYHSESALSIAIDSLCTGGISGGADNKIAMFALDHQKGTFSLRNEIEIERPGVAGTTIRPDNKIATTAGWDHRFSEVR; the protein is encoded by the exons ATGGCCAGCGACCGGGAgaggccgcgccgccgcccgtcgccggacCCCGTGGCGGTGCTGCGGGGCCACCGCGCTGCCGTCAGCGACGCCTGCTTCCATCCCGACCTCCCGCTCCTCTTCTCCGG CGCGGCCGACGGGGAGCTCAGGGTCTGGGACACGGCGAGCCACCGCACCGTCTCCTCCATCTG GGCTCACGGTGGCGCGGCTGGGGTGTATTCCATCGCCGCTGGCTCCGGGCTTGGGAACGCGGTCATTAC CCAGGGCAGGGATGGTTTGTGCAAAGGCTGGGCGATTGAAGAAGCTGGGCTCTCAAG GAGGCCTATATTTACAATTAAAACAAGTACATACCATTTCTGTAAGATGTCACTGGTTAAGGTTCCATGTTCTGCACATGGCACACAAACCAACTTGAGTGGCTCAAATAGTGGCACTGAGCCACAAAGAGTACCTATTGAAGATAATACAGGATCAGATGGTTTAAATCCTGCAGAAGGAACACAAGAATACGAACAAG GCAGTTCCTTGGATGGACAAAATATATTGACAATCGCTGGTCAAGAATCGTTTGAG GTTGAACTTTGGGACATTAAAAATTCAAAGAAGATAATGTGTTTGCCCAAAAGATGCAGTGCTAATATGACAGGTCACCCTACCAAGCAAAAAG GTCTATGCATGGCCGTGCAAGCTTTCATCCCGTGTGAATCTGGAGGCTATGTTAATATTTTATCAAG TTATGAAGATGGAAGCACTCTTTGGTGGGATGTACGAAAGCCTGGGTCACCCTTATCTTCAGTGAAGTATCATTCGGAATCAG CTTTATCCATTGCTATTGACAGTTTATGCACCGGTGGGATCTCAGGAGGTGCTGATAATAAAATAGCCATGTTTGCCCTTGATCATCAGAAG GGCACGTTTTCTCTCAGGAATGAAATAGAAATTGAGAGACCCGGTGTAGCGGGTACAACGATTCGGCCAGACAACAAGATTGCAACAACTGCTGGTTGGGATCACAG GTTTTCAGAGGTCAGATAG